From a single Brassica oleracea var. oleracea cultivar TO1000 chromosome C5, BOL, whole genome shotgun sequence genomic region:
- the LOC106343121 gene encoding uncharacterized protein LOC106343121, giving the protein MDGRDKASEEEQHGVYLQPPPQRDGDSEEELSQGRDLRVLDLLPTTTPPEDTGDDLLSYNTSLTSSPVAKRVNFSTLSSPRVGPSLSPSSSRNFTNNSLKNLIPKPNKINEVDIEKAAGLALASSGRDRSSWSLSNIFTPRRNKTESLPVTPIVHSNPGSTHGGYVADPVTSIKKGSPLPFHRSRSVPAFNKDGSLRQSGVFRVIPTPNMSPTRSLYKRNDTGVDGGEDVPEEEAVCRICLVELGEDSEAFKMECMCRGELALAHKECTIKWFTIKGNRTCDVCKQEVQNLPVTLLRMQDSQGGAAEASHYSVWQDVPVLVIVSMLAYFCFLEQLLHTKMKSSAIAIALPFSCILGLLASMTSTTMVEKQYVWIYGTVQFGFIVCFSHIFFELVHMQPVVSIVLATLVGFGLTMSGTTGLVEFLKWRRRQRTAEPPSSSQEDPPPVQTDQSISVS; this is encoded by the exons ATGGATGGTAGAGATAAAGCTAGCGAGGAAGAACAACATGGCGTCTATCTCCAACCTCCACCGCAAAGG GATGGAGACTCAGAGGAAGAGCTATCACAAGGCAGAGACCTTCGGGTGTTGGATTTGCTACCAACAACAACACCACCTGAAGATACTGGAGATGATCTGTTGAGTTATAACACATCCTTAACATCAAGCCCTGTTGCTAAAAGAGTAAACTTTTCTACATTATCCAGCCCTAGAGTCGGTCCATCTCTCAGTCCTTCCTCTTCTAGAAACTTTACTAATAATAGCCTCAAGAATCTCATCCCAAAGCCAAACAAGATCAATGAGGTGGATATCGAGAAAGCTGCGGGTTTGGCCTTGGCTTCCTCAGGCAGAGACAGGTCATCATGGAGTCTCTCTAATATTTTTACTCCAAGGAGGAACAAAACTGAGTCCTTGCCTGTAACCCCTATAGTTCACTCCAACCCTGGGTCCACGCACGGTGGATACGTGGCTGATCCGGTTACTTCCATT AAGAAGGGTTCTCCACTGCCTTTTCACCGATCACGCTCTGTTCCAGCATTCAACAAAGATGGAAGTCTAAGGCAGTCAGGTGTTTTCCGAGTCATTCCCACTCCAAACATGTCGCCAACTAGAAGTCTTTATAAACGTAACG ACACGGGCGTTGATGGAGGAGAAGATGTTCCCGAGGAAGAAGCCGTGTGCAGAATCTGCTTGGTCGAATTAGGAGAAGATTCAGAAGCCTTCAAGATGGAGTGTATGTGTAGAGGTGAACTAGCTCTTGCACACAAAGAATGTACAATCAAATGGTTCACCATCAAAGGAAACAGAACTTGTGATGTGTGCAAGCAAGAGGTTCAGAATCTCCCCGTGACCCTTCTCCGCATGCAGGATTCTCAGGGTGGAGCTGCCGAGGCTTCTCACTACAGTGTGTGGCAGGATGTTCCAGTTCTTGTCATTGTAAGCATGCTTGCATACTTCTGTTTCCTCGAGCAGCTTCTG CATACTAAAATGAAATCCAGCGCCATTGCAATAGCTTTACCGTTCTCTTGTATTCTTGGTCTTCTTGCCTCGATGACTTCAACAACAATGG TGGAGAAGCAATATGTTTGGATTTACGGCACAGTTCAGTTCGGTTTTATAGTTTGTTTCTCTCACATTTTCTTCGAATTG GTGCACATGCAGCCGGTTGTGTCAATTGTCTTGGCCACATTGGTTGGGTTCGGACTCACAATGAGCGGCACAACTGGTCTAGTTGAGTTTTTGAAATGGAGGAGAAGGCAGAGGACAGCTGAACCTCCAAGCAGTAGTCAGGAGGATCCACCACCAGTTCAGACAGATCAGAGCATCTCTGTATCATGA
- the LOC106292975 gene encoding DNA-binding protein S1FA3: MADEFSGKIESKGLNPGLFVLLVIGGLLVTFLVGNFILYTYAQKNLPPRKKKPVSKKKMKKEKLKQGVQVPGE, encoded by the exons ATGGCCGATGAATTCTCT GGAAAAATCGAGAGCAAAGGGCTGAACCCAGGACTGTTCGTCCTTCTCGTGATTGGAGGGTTGCTAGTGACGTTCCTTGTAGGAAACTTCATCCTCTACACATACGCTCAGAAGAATCTGCCTCCGAGGAAGAAGAAGCCGGTTTCCAAGAAGAAGATGAAGAAAGAGAAGCTGAAGCAAGGCGTTCAAGTTCCTGGCGAGTAG
- the LOC106293925 gene encoding probable E3 ubiquitin-protein ligase MARCH10 — MDDRVRPREEEHKSSSLHDHNSPPQRDGDYAEIAEEEQLWRRGIVSSRTPQDTGDDLLRRNASLTSSPIAKRVNFSPMPSPRISQRGASLSPCSSSSRNRPNNSLKNLIPKLTFKNKNSNNSNMDIEKAADLSFGASPPSSGNGRGRSTWTLGNILTPRLKKTESLPVTPIAHSNPGSTHGRYVVDQVASMKKGPPLHIHRSRSVPAFNKDGSLRQSGVFRVIPTPDMTPTRNINKLNDTNVDGGEDVPEEEAVCRICLVELGEDSEAFKMECMCRGELALAHKECTIKWFTIKGNRTCDVCKQEVQNLPVTLLRMQDSHFNLGATEATLFRQVKSKQIPHSMVWQDVPILVIVSMLAYFCFLQQLLLTKMKSGAIAISLPFSCVFGLLASMTSTTMVKKQYVWIYGTIQFGLVVFFSHIFFSLVHMQPVLSILLATVVGFGLTMSGATGIVEFSKWRRRRRTAELPSSSQADPPPVQSISES; from the exons ATGGATGATAGAGTTAGACCTCGTGAAGAAGAACATAAGAGCTCCTCTCTTCATGATCATAATTCTCCACCGCAAAGG GATGGAGATTATGCTGAGATTGCAGAGGAAGAGCAGCTATGGAGGCGAGGCATTGTCTCATCAAGAACACCACAAGATACTGGAGATGATCTTTTGAGACGTAATGCATCCTTAACATCAAGCCCTATTGCCAAAAGAGTCAACTTTTCTCCAATGCCGAGCCCTAGAATCAGCCAACGTGGGGCTTCCCTCAGTCCTTGTTCGTCCTCTTCAAGAAACAGACCTAACAATAGCCTGAAGAATCTGATCCCAAAGTTGACCTTCAAAAACAAGAACAGCAATAACAGTAACATGGATATCGAGAAAGCTGCGGATTTGTCCTTTGGTGCGTCTCCTCCTTCTTCAGGAAACGGCAGGGGCAGGTCTACATGGACTCTCGGTAATATTTTAACTCCAAGGTTGAAGAAAACTGAGTCCTTGCCTGTAACCCCTATAGCTCACTCGAATCCTGGGTCCACACATGGGAGATATGTGGTTGATCAGGTTGCTTCCATG AAAAAAGGGCCTCCACTGCATATTCACCGATCACGCTCAGTTCCAGCATTCAACAAAGATGGAAGTCTAAGGCAATCAGGTGTTTTCCGGGTTATTCCTACTCCCGACATGACGCCAACCAGAAATATTAATAAACTTAACG ACACGAATGTTGATGGAGGAGAAGATGTTCCTGAGGAAGAAGCCGTGTGCAGAATCTGTTTGGTAGAATTGGGAGAAGATTCAGAAGCCTTCAAAATGGAATGTATGTGTAGAGGTGAATTAGCTCTAGCACACAAAGAATGTACAATCAAATGGTTCACCATTAAAGGAAACAGAACATGTGACGTGTGCAAGCAAGAGGTTCAGAACCTCCCTGTCACCCTTCTCCGCATGCAGGATTCTCATTTTAATCTTGGAGCTACCGAGGCTACTCTCTTCAGGCAAGTCAAATCCAAACAAATACCACATTCGAT GGTATGGCAGGATGTTCCAATTCTTGTCATTGTAAGCATGCTTGCGTACTTTTGTTTCCTCCAGCAGCTTCTG CTAACCAAAATGAAATCAGGCGCCATTGCAATATCTTTACCGTTCTCTTGTGTTTTTGGTCTTCTTGCCTCGATGACGTCAACTACAATGG TGAAGAAGCAATATGTATGGATTTACGGCACAATTCAGTTCGGCCTTGTAGTTTTTTTCTCTCACATTTTCTTCTCATTG GTTCACATGCAGCCGGTTTTGTCTATTCTCTTAGCCACAGTGGTTGGTTTCGGACTCACCATGAGCGGCGCAACGGGTATAGTCGAGTTTTCAAAATGGAGGAGACGCCGGAGGACAGCTGAACTTCCAAGCAGTAGTCAGGCTGATCCACCACCAGTTCAGAGTATCTCTGAATCATGA
- the LOC106343122 gene encoding syntaxin-71, which translates to MTVIDILTRVDTICKKYDKYDVDKQRESNISGDDAFARLYGAFETQIETALEKAEIVTKEKNRASAVAMNAEIRRTKARLAEEVPKLQRLAVKRVKGLTTEELAARNDLVLALPARIEAIPDGTAGGTKSTSSAWAPSATSRPDIKFDSDGRFDDDYFQESHESSQFRQEFEMRKIKQDQGLDMISEGLDALKNMASDMNEELDRQVPLMDEIDSKVDRATSDLKNTNVRLKDTVNQLRSSRNFCIDIVLLCIVLGIAAYLYNVLK; encoded by the exons ATGACAGTGATCGACATTCTAACCAGAGTTGACACGATCTGTAAGAAGTACGACAAGTACGACGTCGACAAGCAGCGTGAGTCCAACATCTCCGGCGACGATGCTTTCGCTCGCCTCTACGGAGCTTTCGAGACTCAAATCGAGACAGCTCTCGAG AAAGCTGAGATTGTTACCAAGGAGAAGAACAGAGCTTCAGCTGTTGCGATGAACGCTGAGATCCGCAGGACCAAGGCTAGATTGGCCGAGGAAGTTCCCAAGTTGCAGAGACTTGCTGTCAAGAGG GTTAAGGGCCTTACGACTGAAGAGCTTGCTGCGAGAAACGATTTGGTACTTGCGCTTCCGGCGAGGATTGAAGCTATACCTGATGGGACAGCGGGTGGTACTAAAAGCACTAGTAGTGCTTGGGCTCCCTCTGCAACCTCTCGTCCTGATATCAAGTTTGATTCAG ATGGGCGTTTTGATGATGACTACTTTCAAGAGTCGCATGAATCCAGCCAGTTCCGACAGGAGTTTGAGATGCGGAAAATTAAACAG GACCAAGGTCTGGACATGATCTCCGAAGGGTTAGATGCTTTGAAGAACATGGCATCTGATATGAACGAG GAGCTGGACCGTCAAGTTCCTTTGATGGATGAAATCGACTCAAAG GTGGACAGAGCAACCTCGGATCTTAAGAACACCAATGTTAGACTCAAAGATACTGTGAACCAG CTGAGGTCAAGCAGGAACTTCTGCATCGATATTGTGTTGCTGTGTATTGTTCTGGGTATCGCTGCATACTTGTACAA TGTACTCAAGTAA